Proteins encoded together in one Salmo trutta chromosome 3, fSalTru1.1, whole genome shotgun sequence window:
- the LOC115165278 gene encoding protocadherin alpha-C2-like has protein sequence MVLTKALDREEHAVHHLILTAVDGGVPARSGTANINVRVLDTNDNAPRFDHPVYSVNMTENSPIGTVVMKLNATDLDEGPNAEIKYSFTLYTSEKTQDVFALNPNTGEITVKGTIDYEDMKFYEMHVEAKDKGQHPLLGQCKVVVRVTDMNDNYPDITVKSYKSTVNENIPVGTVIAIVGISDRDTGDNGKVSLSINPNLPFVLNKSSDVLYELKVSEPLDREQVPEYDITLVVTDGGTPPLSDNETITLHLLDVNDNVPLFPQSFYTIPVMENNAPGALLSSLTAFDPDLHENQYLVYFIIEKEIVNTSMSMLFSINPENGNLYALKTFDYEIEKEFLFHIESRDSGVPPLNSNVTVHVIIVDQNDNPPVIVSPWRAHGSVVEEKIPRSTDKGSLVSKVIAIDTDSVQNSRITYQFLQVTDATLFSLDQYNGEIRTMRMFSYRDPRHQRLVVIAKDNGDPALSATVTIKLSTVETAVKAYSDMTEVPLEYDIFSDLNLYLVIGLGSVSFLLLITILVTCVLKCQKPKPSKAAPPSRNSVISERNSTIADSTLVSNDAYWYSLFLAETRKGKLVVRQPVPKAGSRYIVSSLPRSTGLTETSDSAASTLQSDVQPCFMHKVSLFTS, from the exons ATGGTTTTGACAAAGGCTTTAGATCGAGAGGAGCACGCCGTTCATCATCTAATATTGACCGCTGTAGATGGCGGGGTCCCCGCGCGCTCCGGTACAGCTAATATCAATGTCAGGGTGCTAGATACAAACGACAACGCCCCTCGATTCGACCACCCGGTTTATTCCGTTAATATGACAGAGAACTCCCCGATTGGAACGGTAGTAATGAAGCTTAACGCCACAGATTTAGATGAGGGCCCAAATGCAGAAATCAAGTATTCATTCACACTTTACACATCAGAGAAAACACAAGACGTCTTTGCACTGAATCCAAACACAGGAGAGATAACAGTGAAGGGCACTATTGATTATGAAGACATGAAGTTTTACGAGATGCATGTTGAGGCTAAGGACAAAGGACAGCATCCCCTATTGGGGCAGTGCAAAGTTGTAGTGCGCGTTACAGATATGAACGACAACTATCCCGATATCACCGTAAAATCTTATAAGAGCACAGTTAATGAGAATATTCCCGTGGGGACAGTCATAGCTATCGTAGGTATAAGCGATAGGGACACAGGTGACAATGGCAAAGTGAGCCTATCTATAAACCCAAACCTGCCATTTGTTTTGAACAAGTCCTCTGACGTCCTTTATGAGCTCAAAGTCTCAGAGCCATTAGACCGCGAGCAAGTGCCAGAATATGACATCACACTCGTTGTGACCGATGGAGGAACGCCCCCTTTGTCTGATAATGAAACGATAACTTTACATCTATTGGATGTCAATGATAACGTTCCACTCTTCCCCCAGTCGTTCTACACTATACCCGTTATGGAGAATAACGCGCCTGGGGCCTTGCTAAGTTCCCTCACTGCGTTTGATCCAGACCTCCATGAAAACCAGTATCTAGTTTATTTCATCATAGAGAAGGAGATAGTGAACACCTCCATGTCAATGCTGTTCTCCATCAATCCGGAGAACGGTAATCTTTACGCACTAAAGACGTTTGACTATGAGATAGAGAAGGAGTTCCTTTTCCACATTGAGTCCAGAGACTCTGGTGTTCCTCCGCTCAACAGTAACGTGACTGTCCACGTCATTATTGTGGACCAGAACGACAATCCCCCAGTCATAGTGTCTCCGTGGCGCGCGCACGGCTCCGTGGTGGAGGAGAAGATCCCCAGATCCACCGATAAAGGATCCCTGGTCTCCAAGGTGATCGCCATAGACACGGACTCGGTCCAGAACTCTCGGATTACATACCAGTTTCTACAGGTTACTGACGCCACCTTATTCAGTCTGGACCAATACAACGGAGAGATACGTACTATGAGAATGTTCAGTTACAGAGATCCGCGTCATCAACGGCTGGTTGTCATCGCCAAGGACAACGGGgaccctgctctctctgctacagtTACCATAAAGCTCTCAACAGTGGAGACTGCCGTTAAAGCCTACTCTGACATGACGGAAGTGCCTCTAGAATATGACATATTTTCAGATTTAAACCTGTATTTGGTGATCGGCCTGGGCTCCGTGTCCTTTCTGTTATTGATCACCATATTGGTCACCTGTGTGCTGAAGTGTCAGAAACCAAAGCCCAGTAAAGCGGCTCCTCCCAGTAGGAACAGCGTGATCAGCGAGAGGAACTCAACCATCGCAGATTCCACCCTGGTCTCCAACGATGCCTACTGGTACAGTCTGTTTCTAGCGGAGACAAGGAAAGGAAAGCTGGTAGTCAGACAGCCTGTGCCGAAGGCGGGTTCCAGATACATCGTGTCCAGTCTACCAAGGAGCACCGGCCTGACAGAGACCAGCGACTCAGCGGCTTCTACTCTGCAG TCAGATGTACAACCTTGTTTTATGCACAAAGTGTCGCTGTTTACCAGCTAA
- the LOC115173557 gene encoding protocadherin alpha-C2-like produces MEARTSARHWRRYVSVFLIFSAALNTASAVTHYSIPEEMEEGSVVANLAADLGLDVKTLSRRKMRLDIISNKKYLDVNKETGELYIVEKMDREYLCPAKTSCFLKMEAIIENPQRIFYIEIEIMDINDNAPHFRRDTINLDISEATQGGERFSVNNAVDPDVGSNSVKTYLLSENEHFTIEIQTGRDGSKFADLILKRVLDREEQAVHNLILTAVDGGVPARSGTASIVVRVLDTNDNAPKFNKDTYKIDIMENSPIGSLVVKLNATDLDEGTNSEILYSYSLYTSEKTQQTFHLNPNNGEITVKEMINYEDFRIYDMEVIATDKGSNSLTGQCKLTILVTDMNDNHPEISIKSFQSPVKEDITVDSVIAVVSVSDKDSGENGIVDIRIADTLPFALRESSDNYYELVVSEPLDREKVPEYDITFTVTDRGSPPLSDNETMTLELLDVNDNVPQFSQSFYTIPVMENNAPGALLSSLTAFDPDLHENQYLVYFIIEKEIVNTSMSMLFSINPENGNLYALKTFDYEIEKEFLFHIEARDSGVPPLSSNVTVHIVIVDQNDNPPVIVSPWRAHGSVVEEKIPRSTDKGSLVSKVIAIDTDSVQNSRITYQFLQVTDATLFSLDQYNGEIRTMRMFSYRDPRHQRLVVIAKDNGDPALSATVTIKLSTVETAVKAYSDMTEVPLEYDIFSDLNLYLVIGLGSVSFLLLITILVTCVLKCQKPKPSKAAPPSRNSVISERNSTIADSTLVSNDAYWYSLFLAETRKGKLVVRQPVPKAGSRYIVSSLPRSTGLTETSDSAASTLQVRINSSFLIRKLFYCSLLSMYDSSPIHVVRKCLYMC; encoded by the coding sequence ATGGAGGCGCGTACCAGCGCACGGCACTGGAGAAGGTACGTCTCGGTCTTTCTTATTTTCTCTGCCGCCCTGAACACTGCGTCTGCCGTTACTCACTATTCTATTCCCGAAGAAATGGAGGAAGGCTCCGTTGTGGCTAATCTTGCAGCTGATTTAGGTTTGGATGTGAAAACATTGAGTAGACGTAAGATGCGGTTAGACATTATCTCGAATAAGAAATATCTGGACGTGAACAAAGAAACGGGGGAGCTGTACATTGTAGAGAAGATGGACAGGGAATATCTTTGCCCTGCTAAGACATCTTGTTTTCTTAAAATGGAAGCTATTATTGAAAATCCACAACGGATCTTTTACATCGAAATAGAAATAATGGACATCAATGATAACGCCCCCCATTTCCGAAGGGACACCATTAACTTGGATATTTCAGAAGCGACACAGGGCGGTGAACGATTTTCTGTTAACAATGCAGTGGATCCTGACGTTGGTTCGAACTCAGTGAAAACATACCTATTGAGCGAAAATGAGCACTTTACCATCGAAATTCAGACCGGAAGAGACGGGTCAAAATTCGCTGATTTGATACTGAAAAGGGTGTTAGACCGAGAGGAGCAGGCGGTTCATAATCTAATACTCACCGCTGTAGACGGTGGAGTCCCTGCCCGCTCTGGGACAGCCAGCATAGTTGTTCGGGTTTTGGATACAAATGACAACGCCCCTAAGTTTAATAAAGACACGTACAAAATCGATATAATGGAAAACTCTCCAATTGGAAGCCTTGTTGTTAAATTGAACGCAACAGACTTAGATGAAGGGACCAATTCGGAAATATTATATTCGTACAGCCTGTATACATCAGAGAAAACACAACAAACGTTCCATTTAAACCCCAATAACGGTGAGATCACGGTGAAGGAAATGATCAATTATGAGGATTTCAGGATCTATGATATGGAAGTAATTGCAACGGATAAGGGGTCCAATTCATTGACAGGTCAGTGTAAATTAACCATTTTAGTTACAGATATGAATGACAATCACCCTGAGATATCAATTAAATCGTTTCAAAGCCCTGTTAAGGAGGATATTACAGTAGACAGTGTGATAGCAGTGGTGAGTGTCAGCGATAAAGATTCCGGTGAAAATGGGATAGTTGATATTCGTATTGCTGATACATTACCTTTTGCACTGAGAGAGTCTTCTGATAACTATTATGAGTTGGTAGTTTCAGAGCCTCTGGATCGTGAGAAGGTTCCAGAATATGACATCACTTTTACCGTAACAGATAGGGGATCCCCTCCACTATCTGACAACGAAACTATGACTTTAGAGCTACTAGACGTTAACGACAACGTTCCACAGTTCTCCCAGTCGTTCTACACTATACCCGTTATGGAGAATAACGCGCCTGGGGCCTTGCTAAGTTCCCTCACTGCGTTTGATCCAGACCTCCATGAAAACCAGTACCTAGTTTATTTCATCATAGAGAAGGAGATAGTGAACACCTCCATGTCAATGCTGTTCTCCATCAATCCGGAGAACGGTAATCTTTACGCACTAAAGACGTTTGACTATGAGATAGAGAAGGAGTTCCTTTTCCACATTGAGGCCAGAGACTCTGGTGTTCCTCCGCTCAGCAGTAACGTGACTGTCCACATAGTTATTGTGGACCAGAACGACAATCCCCCGGTCATAGTGTCTCCGTGGCGCGCGCACGGCTCCGTGGTGGAGGAGAAGATCCCCAGATCCACCGATAAAGGATCCCTGGTCTCCAAGGTGATAGCCATAGACACGGACTCGGTCCAGAACTCTCGGATTACATACCAGTTTCTACAGGTTACTGACGCCACCTTATTCAGTCTGGACCAATACAACGGAGAGATACGTACTATGAGAATGTTCAGTTACAGAGATCCGCGTCATCAACGGCTGGTTGTTATCGCCAAGGACAACGGGGatcctgctctctctgctacagtTACCATAAAGCTCTCAACAGTGGAGACTGCCGTTAAAGCCTACTCTGACATGACGGAAGTGCCTCTAGAATATGACATATTTTCAGATTTAAACCTGTATTTGGTGATCGGCCTGGGCTCCGTGTCCTTTCTGTTATTGATCACCATATTGGTCACCTGTGTGCTGAAGTGTCAGAAACCAAAGCCCAGTAAAGCGGCTCCTCCCAGTAGGAACAGCGTGATCAGCGAGAGGAACTCAACCATCGCAGATTCCACCCTGGTCTCCAACGATGCCTACTGGTACAGTCTGTTTCTAGCGGAGACAAGGAAAGGAAAGCTGGTAGTCAGACAGCCTGTGCCGAAGGCGGGTTCCAGATACATCGTGTCCAGTCTACCAAGGAGCACCGGCCTGACAGAGACCAGCGACTCAGCGGCCTCTACTCTGCAGGTAAGAATAAACTCTTCATTTCTGATAAGAAAACTATTTTACTGTAGTCTGTTGTCCATGTATGACTCTTCACCTATTCACGTAGTGCGTAAATGTCTATACATGTGTTGA
- the LOC115173565 gene encoding protocadherin alpha-C2-like, whose amino-acid sequence MEAHRSAEHWRRYVSVFLLFSSALNTVSAVTHYSIPEELKEGSVVANLAADLGLDVQELSRRKMRLDVIANKKYLDVNKETGELYIVEKIDREYLCISKTTCFLKLDATIENPVRMFNIELEILDINDNAPHFRRDTMHLDIAESAAAGERFSLNNAVDPDIGTNSIKTYYLSESEHFNIEIQTGRDGSKFTNLILKKALDREEQSVHNLILTAVDGGVPSRTGTANIIVRVLDTNDNAPKFDRDSYNIDIMENSPIGSLVVKLNATDLDEGSNSEIVYSYSLYTSEKTQETFSLNTNTGEITVKDIINYEDFRIYDMEVIATDKGTNFLSGHCKLTILVTDMNDNHPELSIKSFQSPVKEDIAVDTVIAVVSVSDKDSGENGKVDIHIADTLPFALRESSDNYYELVVSEPLDREKVPEYDITFTVTDRGSPSLSDNETMTLELLDVNDNVPQFSQSFYTIPVMENNAPGALLSSLTAFDPDLHENQYLVYFIIEKEIVNTSMSMLFSINPENGNLYALKTFDYEIEKEFLFHIETRDSGVPPLSSNVTVHIIIVDQNDNPPVIVSPWRAHGSVVEEKIPRSTDKGSLVSKVIAIDTDSVQNSRITYQFLQVTDATLFSLDQYNGDIRTMRMFSYRDPRHQRLVVIAKDNGDPALSATVTIKLSTVETAVKAYSDMTEVPLEYDIFSDLNLYLVIGLGSVSFLLLITILVTCVLKCQKPKPSKAAPPSRNSVISERNSTIADSTLVSNDAYWYSLFLAETRKGKLVVRQPVPKAGSRYIVSSLPRSTGLTETSDSAASTLQVRIKLFISNLQNVVLL is encoded by the coding sequence ATGGAGGCGCACAGAAGCGCAGAGCACTGGAGAAGGTACGTTTCGGTCTTTCTTCTTTTCTCTTCCGCCCTGAACACGGTGTCTGCGGTTACTCACTATTCTATTCCGGAGGAATTGAAGGAAGGCTCTGTCGTCGCCAATTTAGCTGCTGATCTGGGACTAGACGTGCAGGAACTAAGTAGACGAAAAATGCGGTTAGATGTCATTGCCAATAAGAAATATTTGGATGTGAACAAAGAGACAGGAGAGCTGTACATTGTTGAGAAAATTGACAGAGAATATCTTTGCATATCAAAAACAACATGCTTTCTCAAATTGGATGCAACAATTGAAAACCCAGTAAGAATGTTCAACATTGAATTGGAGATACTGGACATTAACGACAATGCGCCTCATTTTCGGAGAGACACAATGCACTTGGACATAGCGGAGTCTGCTGCTGCGGGCGAAAGGTTCTCATTGAACAATGCAGTGGACCCAGATATTGGTACGAATTCAATTAAAACATACTATCTGAGTGAAAGTGAACATTTCAATATAGAAATCCAGACCGGAAGAGACGGGTCTAAATTTACAAATTTGATTCTGAAAAAGGCTTTAGACCGAGAGGAGCAGTCGGTTCATAATCTAATACTCACCGCTGTAGACGGAGGTGTCCCTTCACGCACAGGCACAGCGAATATCATTGTCCGTGTCCTGGATACCAATGACAACGCCCCTAAATTTGATAGGGACAGCTACAACATAGATATAATGGAGAATTCTCCAATTGGAAGTTTAgtagtgaaactgaatgcaactGATTTGGACGAGGGTTCCAATTCGGAAATAGTATACTCATATAGTCTTTATACATCAGAGAAAACGCAAGAAACGTTCAGTTTAAACACGAACACCGGTGAAATAACAGTAAAGGACATTATAAATTATGAAGATTTTAGGATATATGATATGGAAGTTATAGCAACGGACAAAGGAACAAATTTTTTGTCTGGACATTGCAAACTAACTATCTTAGTGACAGATATGAATGATAATCATCCCGAATTATCGATCAAATCCTTTCAAAGTCCAGTCAAGGAGGACATAGCAGTAGACACGGTGATAGCAGTGGTGAGTGTCAGCGATAAAGATTCAGGAGAAAATGGAAAAGTCGATATTCATATTGCTGATACATTACCTTTTGCACTGAGAGAGTCTTCTGATAACTATTATGAGTTGGTAGTTTCAGAGCCTCTGGATCGTGAGAAGGTTCCAGAATATGACATCACTTTTACGGTAACAGACAGGGGATCCCCTTCACTATCTGACAACGAAACAATGACTTTAGAGCTACTAGACGTTAACGACAACGTTCCACAGTTCTCCCAGTCGTTCTACACTATACCCGTTATGGAGAATAACGCGCCTGGGGCCTTGCTAAGTTCCCTCACTGCGTTTGATCCAGACCTCCATGAAAACCAATATCTAGTTTATTTCATCATAGAGAAGGAGATAGTGAACACCTCCATGTCAATGCTGTTCTCCATCAATCCGGAGAACGGTAATCTTTACGCACTAAAGACGTTTGACTATGAGATAGAGAAGGAGTTCCTTTTCCACATTGAGACCAGAGACTCTGGTGTTCCTCCGCTCAGCAGTAACGTGACTGTCCACATCATTATTGTGGACCAGAACGACAATCCCCCGGTCATAGTGTCTCCGTGGCGCGCGCACGGCTCCGTGGTGGAGGAGAAGATCCCCAGATCCACCGATAAAGGATCCCTGGTCTCCAAGGTGATAGCCATAGACACGGACTCGGTCCAGAACTCTCGGATTACATACCAGTTTCTACAGGTTACTGACGCCACCTTATTCAGTCTGGACCAATACAATGGAGATATCCGGACCATGAGAATGTTCAGTTACAGAGATCCGCGTCATCAACGGCTGGTTGTCATCGCCAAGGACAACGGGGatcctgctctctctgctacagtTACCATAAAGCTCTCAACAGTGGAGACTGCCGTTAAAGCCTACTCTGACATGACGGAAGTGCCTCTAGAATATGACATATTTTCAGATTTAAACCTGTATTTGGTGATCGGCCTGGGCTCCGTGTCCTTTCTGTTATTGATCACCATATTGGTCACCTGTGTGCTGAAGTGTCAGAAACCAAAGCCCAGTAAAGCGGCTCCTCCCAGTAGGAACAGCGTGATCAGCGAGAGGAACTCGACCATCGCAGATTCCACCCTGGTCTCCAACGATGCCTACTGGTACAGTCTGTTTCTAGCGGAGACAAGGAAAGGAAAGCTGGTAGTCAGACAGCCTGTGCCGAAGGCGGGTTCCAGATACATCGTGTCCAGTCTACCAAGGAGCACCGGCCTGACAGAGACCAGCGACTCAGCGGCCTCTACTCTGCAGGTAAGAATAAAACTCTTCATTTCAAATCTGCAAAATGTTgttttactgtag